One Mycolicibacterium pulveris genomic region harbors:
- a CDS encoding AAA family ATPase — MIQGWPLVGRSEELAVIAEATRAADRSRGIVLSGSPGVGKTRLAREAVARCGPRGARRYWIAGTASSRSVPLGAFIDIASDFGPDPLRRVREVIDGLIGDARRGEVVVGVDDAHLLDDLSAFTVNQLVTRRLATVILTIRSGESPPDAITAIWKDQHLERLELQPLSLPEIADLVQHVLAGPVDSFSAQRLWQYTQGNALYLRHLLDNEVNAGRISRCAGVWLWDGHPQLSPTLVELIEARMTKVAASDQDAVAALSTVSPQQSAVAARAAGARGVEAVADQQTARADQAQESPAAEQRLGVQRLRHRRPVAGGTSLRCRKHQRCKEVGACRRHRVGVGGEVFDGGTDREDGVARGSGSRGVAFARRRTFGRRQRIPRLRRCRRRQRHRRRRRGPHRGGGVDGGRRRWLLRRDAHAPDHQQPSRRRGGDLGVVVSCRCRVPL, encoded by the coding sequence GTGATCCAGGGCTGGCCGCTGGTAGGGCGGTCAGAGGAACTGGCGGTCATCGCCGAGGCCACGCGGGCAGCGGATCGCTCCCGCGGGATCGTGTTATCCGGTTCGCCCGGCGTCGGCAAGACGCGGCTGGCGCGCGAAGCCGTCGCACGCTGCGGCCCGCGCGGCGCCCGCCGATACTGGATCGCCGGCACGGCGTCGTCGCGCAGTGTTCCGCTGGGTGCCTTCATCGACATCGCCAGCGACTTCGGCCCGGATCCGCTGCGGCGGGTCCGCGAAGTGATCGACGGACTGATCGGGGATGCGCGCCGCGGCGAGGTCGTCGTCGGGGTCGACGACGCCCACCTACTCGACGACCTGTCGGCGTTCACCGTGAACCAACTCGTCACGCGACGGCTGGCCACCGTCATCCTGACGATCCGCTCGGGCGAGTCGCCGCCGGACGCGATCACCGCGATCTGGAAAGACCAGCATCTGGAACGCCTTGAACTGCAGCCACTTTCGCTGCCGGAAATCGCGGACCTGGTGCAGCATGTGCTGGCCGGGCCGGTGGATTCGTTCAGCGCGCAACGGCTTTGGCAGTACACCCAGGGCAATGCGCTCTATCTGCGGCACCTGCTGGACAACGAGGTGAACGCCGGCCGGATCTCCCGATGCGCCGGGGTGTGGCTGTGGGACGGGCACCCGCAGCTGTCCCCGACGCTCGTCGAGCTGATCGAGGCGCGGATGACCAAGGTCGCCGCCTCCGACCAAGACGCCGTCGCCGCCCTTTCCACCGTTTCCCCACAGCAGTCCGCCGTTGCCGCCCGGGCAGCCGGCGCACGTGGCGTCGAGGCCGTCGCCGATCAGCAGACCGCCCGGGCCGATCAGGCCCAGGAAAGCCCCGCCGCCGAACAACGCTTGGGTGTTCAACGCCTGCGGCACCGACGGCCCGTCGCCGGCGGCACCTCCTTGCGGTGTCGCAAACACCAGCGGTGCAAAGAAGTTGGCGCCTGCCGACGTCACCGAGTTGGCGTCGGCGGTGAAGTCTTCGACGGCGGCACTGACCGCGAGGACGGTGTCGCCCGCGGCTCCGGATCCCGCGGGGTCGCCTTCGCTCGACGGAGGACCTTCGGGCGCCGCCAACGGATTCCACGCTTGCGACGATGTCGACGACGTCAACGCCATCGGCGGAGGCGCCGCGGCCCGCACCGTGGCGGTGGAGTCGACGGGGGTCGACGGCGGTGGTTGCTGCGCCGCGACGCTCACGCCCCCGACCATCAGCAGCCCAGCCGCCGCCGCGGCGGTGATCTTGGCGTTGTTGTCAGTTGTCGATGTCGAGTTCCGCTTTGA
- a CDS encoding lipoprotein LpqH: MKRGFLIATSGAMLIIAGMSGCSSDDKSEGAADPGTASAAPAGSSGGATKVSIDGQDQDVEGTVVCSSMGGNLNIAIGDAMTGIGAVLSEDGSTVQSVGLGNVNGVTLGFQSGTGQGEAKVEKNGDTYKISGTATGVDMANPMQPVNKPFEIAVTCP; the protein is encoded by the coding sequence GTGAAGCGTGGGTTCTTGATCGCGACGAGCGGTGCGATGCTCATCATCGCCGGGATGTCCGGCTGTTCGTCGGATGACAAGTCCGAGGGTGCCGCCGACCCGGGAACCGCCAGCGCCGCACCGGCCGGATCAAGCGGTGGCGCCACCAAGGTGTCGATCGACGGGCAGGATCAAGACGTCGAGGGCACCGTCGTGTGCTCCAGCATGGGCGGAAACCTGAACATCGCCATCGGCGACGCGATGACCGGCATCGGGGCGGTGTTGAGCGAGGACGGCTCGACCGTGCAATCGGTCGGCCTCGGCAACGTCAACGGCGTGACGCTGGGCTTCCAGAGCGGCACCGGTCAGGGTGAGGCGAAGGTCGAAAAGAACGGCGACACCTACAAGATCTCGGGCACCGCCACCGGCGTCGACATGGCCAATCCCATGCAGCCCGTCAACAAGCCCTTCGAGATCGCGGTGACCTGCCCGTAG